The DNA region ACGCGCGGGCGCTGCTCAAAGTGGTCACCGAAGGTGAGGTCGGCGAGACCTATAACATTGGCGGCCATAACGAGCAGAAGAACATCGACGTGGTGCGCGGCATCTGCACCCTGCTCGATGAACTGGCCCCGCAACATCCGGCGGGTGTTCAGCACTACAGCGATTTGATCACCTACGTAGTCGACCGGCCAGGCCACGATCAGCGTTACGCAATCGATGCCGACAAGATTGATAAGGAGCTGGGCTGGACGCCTGAAGAAACCTTCGAGTCCGGACTGCGCAAGACGGTGCAGTGGTATCTGGATAACCTGGACTGGTGTCGCAGGGTTCAGGACGGCAGTTATCAGGGCGAGCGACTGGGTTTTAGCGAAAACAAAGACCTGATTGCCTGATTGCCGCCTTCTCGACATCCGCACATCAGTGCAAACTGTCGACCGCCAGAACTTTTGCTATTGAAGATGACAGGGGAAGCCACGTGAATGTAGTTGCCACACAATTGCCGGAAGTTCTTATTCTGGAACCCAGAGTTTTCGGTGATGAACGAGGCTTCTTCTATGAAAGCTTCAACGCAAAGGCTTTTCAGGAAGCGACGGGCCTGACCCGACAGTTCGTGCAGGACAACCACTCGCGCTCGCAACAAGGCGTGCTGCGCGGCCTGCATTACCAGATCGAGAACGCCCAGGGCAAACTGGTGCGCGTGACCGTCGGCAAGGTGCTCGACGTGGCAGTGGACATCCGCCGCAGCTCGCCGAACTTCGGTCAGTGGGTCGCCGTCGAGCTGTCCGCGGAAAATGCCCGGCAGTTGTGGGT from Pseudomonas syringae includes:
- the rfbC gene encoding dTDP-4-dehydrorhamnose 3,5-epimerase, encoding MNVVATQLPEVLILEPRVFGDERGFFYESFNAKAFQEATGLTRQFVQDNHSRSQQGVLRGLHYQIENAQGKLVRVTVGKVLDVAVDIRRSSPNFGQWVAVELSAENARQLWVPEGFAHGFVVLSEHAEFLYKTTDYYTPSAERCIAWNDPDLAIDWQFDGQPSLSAKDQQGKHLKEADLFP